The Bacteroidota bacterium sequence CCATCATCATTAGTACTTGGAGGTGGAGCACCAGTTTATAAAAGAGAAACCAAAGAGCCTGCATATTTTAAAGAATATCAAAAATTCAATATTAAGGATATTGAAGAACCTGATGATTTGAAAGAAGCAGCAAGCTTTCTTTTAAAACATCCGAATATTGCTTCAAAGAAGTGGGTTTACGAACAATACGATACTATGGTTGGCACAGCAAATATGAGTACAAATTTTCCGTCAGATGCTGCCGTTGTTAATCTAAAAGGTACAAAAAGGGCATTAGCCTTAACTGTAGATTGTAATCCCAGATATGTTCACGCCAATCCAAAAGTTGGGGCATCAATAGCTGTAGCCGAAGCTGCCAGAAATATTGTATGCACTGGTGGCGAACCTTTGGCAATTACCAATTGCTTAAATTTTGGAAATCCGTACAATACCGAAGCTTACTGGCAATTTGTTGAAGCTGTGAAAGGAATGGGAGAAGCCTGCAGCAAATTTAACACTCCCGTAACCGGCGGAAATGTGAGCTTTTACAATCAGACAAATTATAAAGGAAAAATCGAGCCTGTTTTACCTACTCCAACCATAGGAATGCTTGGAATGATAGAAGACAAAAATCATTTAATGACAATTTCATTCAAAAATAAAGGCAATATGATTTTCCTACTTGGAAAGTCAAAAAATGATATTTCATCTTCAGAGTATTTGTATTCTTATCATAAAGTAAAAAAATCGCCCGAACCATATTTTAATTTCGAAGAAGAATTAATTTTGCAACAAGTTGTCAAGGTATTAATTCAGAACAATTTAATATGTTCGGCACATGATGTTTCTGATGGAGGCTTGTTTGTAAATCTTACTGAAAGTAGCATGCGAAATTCTCTTGGTTTCGACATTACCAGCGATGCAGAAATTAGAAGAGATGCATTCCTTTTTGGTGAAGCTCAGGGTAGGATAGTAGTTTCAGTTACTCAACACAGACAAAACGAATTTGTTGATTTTATGATGTTGCAAGATGTACCATTCTTTGCTTTGGGTCATGTAACAAAAGGCGAAATGCGAGTCGATGATGAATCTTATGGTTTCATTGAAGATGCTAAAAAATCATACGATTCGGCAATTGAAAAAATAATTAACGAAAAATAAATTTTAGCGAGTAGCAAAAAAAAAAGGCGAACAATTTGTTCGCCTTTTTTTTGTTTCTATTCGAGAATTATTTTTTTAGTTTTAATAGCTTTTTCGCTAATAAGTTTTATGGTGTAAATCCCTTTTGATAATGTTTTAATATCAATTTTATCCATTATTGCATTTCTATTATTATAGTTTTTAGCAAATACTTTCTGCCCTGTCAAATTCAAAATTTCAAGCGAGAATTCTACGCCTTTATAATTCTCAATGTAAACATTAAATTCTCCATTATTAGGATTCGGATATATTTGAATTAATCCAAATTCATTATCTATTTCGTCTATTCCTGTAAAAATATCAACAGAATCGCTTGCTGCACAACCATATGCGTCAGTTACAGTTACCATATACATTCTCCAATCTGTAGGAACGATTGTTTGAGTAATCTCACCAGTACTCCACATATAGCTAAAAAATCCTGCTCCTGCATCAAGAATAAGCGTGTCAAAATCATTAGTTTCTATTGATTCTGGTAGGTCAACAATTGGAAAACCGGCATTGATAACCGTAGTAATTAAAGTATCATTATATGGATTCACATCAGGTAAAAGGTTTCCAGTACCACCACCAACATAATCTATAAATAATTCAAAATTGTAGCCACCAATATCAGATAGATCGAACTTCGGTCCAAAAGTATGGAAAATAGATTCTCCAGGATTTAGATTGTTTGACAATACTATTACTTCACTTACAACAGGGTCAGATTCAAAACGCAAGAAAATTGGAATTATATCAGCCTGGTTAAAAATTCGCGTACCAACATTTGTAATTCTTACTAAGACTTCTTCTTCAGAATTTAATTTACAGCTATCTGCTGGAGAAACTAAAGCAAGCAATTCTAAATCTGTTCCTCCTACAAAAATACAATCAGAATTTTTACAGGAATTAAAATTGACAACAGTAACACAATATTCTCCATACATTGGAACGCTAAATGCCTGGTCAGTTGAGCCATCTTGCCATAGGTATTCAATAAAACCACTACCAGGTGTTAAAACCACTGTATCTGGTAATGCTGTTTCAATGTTTCCATTTGGCAATGTGTCTTGATCTATTCCTAAATTAATTTCAGGAAGCGGGAAAATTGTTGTACTTTGTGTTTGATGATTGATGCAATAAATAGCTGTATCAATATATGTATATTCTTGCGTAAAAGTATATGTAATATCGTATAAACCCATTTCTGCAGGATAATATACGGAGGTATCAGTTGCACCTGTATATACTCCACCTAAAGGAGTTCCAATAAGTTCAGATGTATCGTCCATTGCACAATATTCACTAAGGAGTCCAGTGAAACTAACTTCAGGTAGTGGCTGAACAATAACATAGTTATATGTACTATCAACGCAACCATTTTGATCAACAAATTTATAATAAATTGTGTGTCCACCCGGAGGGCTAACTCCTGAAGCTGCAGGCATAAACAAGCTATCGCCTATTCCTGGACCTATAAATTCACCGCCAACAGGAAGACCTGTCATACCTGCTGTGTCTCCATCAATACAATATGCTGTTCCCAATCCGGTGAAACTTACAGTTGGTAATTCATAAGCATCTACACTTTGCGTTCCACTTGTGTCAATACAGCCATGTTCATCTTCATATACATAATATCCTGAATAATTACCTGCAATCAGGGGACTAAAGCAATTTGTTATAGGATCGAAATGAGGTGGATTAAGGTTTACAAAATATCCACCCTGAGGAAATGTTGCGAGGCAAACTTCTTCGTAGCGACACATTTCAGTTGGTAAACCAGAAAAGTCTGCATATGGAAGTGAGTAAATTGTAGTTGTATCGCAAAATGAGCCAACACAGCCAGTATTATCCTGATAATTATAACAAATAATATGTGTGCCAACTGGCGCACCTAAAGGCGGTCCTATTACAAAGACTGAAGTATCAACATATGGTAATACATATTGACTATTAAAGTTGCCAAGATATGTTGGAACTCCATTTATGTATGCTTGCAACTGAACTGCAGGCTGATTAACATAAAAGCAATATGTAGAATCTAATCCGGTAAAATAAATATCGGGAGGAGTATTGTTTTCAACAAAGAATGCAAGAGTATCATTACTTACATCAATATCTTCGTTTATATAAACGGAAACCATGCAATGGTAGGTTGAATCTAACATTGACATATCTGCCAGTTGCGAAAATGTATATAATACACTATCTTCGGAAGCCAGATTAATTAAATGGGCTTCGTTTATCCATGTTAATCCTCCGTCAATTGAATATGAAACCCCAATGCTATCAGCATCTCCTCCATAATTTGTAATATAGAATGAAAATGTTTCGTTCGTAAGCCCGCAACCGGAGTGTGGCGAAACTATTGAAGTAGCACTTGAAATCCCCACATCAAATGAACTTTGACAGGCTAACGAAGCTAATCCACTAATCCCATTGGATGAAAAAATACCTTGATTTGGGAATCCCAAAGTTTGGTATGTAGCTGCTGCAATACACTCTGAACTATCAGCTTTAAACCATATTTTCCATTTAAATTCCTCATTGGTAGCAAATCCATCATCACCTACGTCTTCACCCCACATAGTGAATGTATTTGTGCTTTCTTGCCAATTTAGTCCAGCACCATCAGGACCGCTACTTGCAATTTGCAATTGTTGTCCTGAATTTACGAAAAATGCGCCTATCCAATTTCCAGTATCAATTGGTATCCCATCCATAGTAACACTTGTTGTTGACATAATCAAAACATTATGACTTGCTCCAGTTGGTCCTGGTGTAGTTCCCCAGGGAGACTGTGAATATACTGAAAGATTTAATCCAAGTAGGATTGAAAATAAAATTAAACTTTTTAAAAATAACTTTCTTTTCATAATGGTTCTATTTTAACATTAGTTCAATAAATTTAAAAATGCAAATATATCAATATATCTAAAAATCAAAACTTATAATATAGATATAGTTTTGACAATTTGTTGCACGAAAAAGTTGTATAATTTTTATAAAAGCTGGAAAATAAATGAATTATTGCTTAGCCAAACTTGCTAAGTCGCTTTTTAACAAGCTATTAGTTTTTTTGCTATTGATTTTATGATAATCGAAATAATAGAGTTTAGAATCATCAGCACCAACAATCACTTTGAAACATCTTGCCTTTTTGTTTTTTTTGCCTGGCCCTATTTTATGTAGAAAAATAATGTTTTCAGTAGCTTCATCTATGGCTTGTTCTAATTCTTCGCGGCTCACAAATTTTACATTGTGTTCATAATATTTATGAATTTTCGATACAGAGTTTAAATCTGTACTTATTTCATCTTTAATAAGGTAAAGTGTTTTGCTGGAAATTTCCGGTGCGTTTTTTTTATAATGATTAATGATATTCCTGGAATTTAGATCAGGATTTTGTGCGGTCATTTTTACATGAGATTGAATAAATCTGACTATTGCAGATAATTTATAAACATATTCTTCTTCGTCAATATCTTTATATGACAATGGAACAGAGCATAAATCAGGCATTTTTGTTAAGGTTCTTTCACCTCCAAGCACCAAATTCAAATAGTTGTAAACTGCTCCGGTTTTGTCTTTTTCGAACATAACTTCTGAAGTTATCAAAAATGAATATTCTGAATCTTTCATTTTTTTTGCGAAATCGCTCTGAGAAATAAATTCATAATCTGTAATTGTCCAATGTTTTTCTACTACTTCTTTAATTTTGAAATTATACTCGCACAACGGATTGTTCTCCAAAACTACCAATGTTTTTGTTGTAAAGAATTTCTGAATCTGATCGCTTGTAGCTACAATACTTTGCGAATAAATCTGAATTCCTGAAATAAAAAATAATAGAATTAAGAATACTTTTTTCATAAAAAACGAAGTCTCATTAATATTTATCTATCTGCTTAATTAACTATAACCTTAGTAGAATAATTGCCATTTTCAGACAAAAAGTTTAACAAAAGCATTCCTTTATTTTTATTTATATTGAGGTTGAAACTATTATTTCCTTTATATATTCTATAATTGAAATTTTCAATATTTTTGCCATAAGTATCATAAATAGACAATTTTATGGCTTGGTTTTTAGTGCTTTTTACGTTCAACTTGAATTCTCCATTATTAGGATTTGGAAAAATAGAAACTGAAAAATACAATTTTTCTTCAATCGGTGCATATAGTGAAAGTTGTTCGTCGAAACGTTTGGTAAATTCCTGATGAAACTGATTTGCAAGTGATTCATCGAAAATTACGAGAGTGTTTTCATCGTTTTTAGATTCGGCTGAAGCCGACCAATTGTGCGAACCGGTGAGAAGTACCGGATTTTGCGAATCGAAATCGAAAATTGCATATTTGTGATGTA is a genomic window containing:
- the purL gene encoding phosphoribosylformylglycinamidine synthase subunit PurL; the protein is MKVNIEIANKLGLNEEEFKSIKKVLGRVPNYTELSIYSVMWSEHASYKNSIVWLKTLPRKGKHILAEAGEENAGLVDVGDNLACAFKIESHNHPCAVEPYQGAATGVGGINRDIFTMGARPIAQLNSLRFGNPNLDKTKWLMQGVVKGIGDYGNSFGVPVVGGEVFFDESFNSNPLVNAMSVGIVKKGKVISAISKGVGNPVYIVGSSTGKDGIHGATFASADITENSADDIPSIQVGDPFQEKLLLEATLELNKTGVVVGMQDMGAAGIICSTSEMSEKGNHGMKIFLDKVPMRQSNMEPFEILLSESQERMLIVVEKGKEKVVEKIFEKWDLNCAIIGEVIDEDRLYFYKDDKLVADVPPSSLVLGGGAPVYKRETKEPAYFKEYQKFNIKDIEEPDDLKEAASFLLKHPNIASKKWVYEQYDTMVGTANMSTNFPSDAAVVNLKGTKRALALTVDCNPRYVHANPKVGASIAVAEAARNIVCTGGEPLAITNCLNFGNPYNTEAYWQFVEAVKGMGEACSKFNTPVTGGNVSFYNQTNYKGKIEPVLPTPTIGMLGMIEDKNHLMTISFKNKGNMIFLLGKSKNDISSSEYLYSYHKVKKSPEPYFNFEEELILQQVVKVLIQNNLICSAHDVSDGGLFVNLTESSMRNSLGFDITSDAEIRRDAFLFGEAQGRIVVSVTQHRQNEFVDFMMLQDVPFFALGHVTKGEMRVDDESYGFIEDAKKSYDSAIEKIINEK
- a CDS encoding T9SS type A sorting domain-containing protein, yielding MKRKLFLKSLILFSILLGLNLSVYSQSPWGTTPGPTGASHNVLIMSTTSVTMDGIPIDTGNWIGAFFVNSGQQLQIASSGPDGAGLNWQESTNTFTMWGEDVGDDGFATNEEFKWKIWFKADSSECIAAATYQTLGFPNQGIFSSNGISGLASLACQSSFDVGISSATSIVSPHSGCGLTNETFSFYITNYGGDADSIGVSYSIDGGLTWINEAHLINLASEDSVLYTFSQLADMSMLDSTYHCMVSVYINEDIDVSNDTLAFFVENNTPPDIYFTGLDSTYCFYVNQPAVQLQAYINGVPTYLGNFNSQYVLPYVDTSVFVIGPPLGAPVGTHIICYNYQDNTGCVGSFCDTTTIYSLPYADFSGLPTEMCRYEEVCLATFPQGGYFVNLNPPHFDPITNCFSPLIAGNYSGYYVYEDEHGCIDTSGTQSVDAYELPTVSFTGLGTAYCIDGDTAGMTGLPVGGEFIGPGIGDSLFMPAASGVSPPGGHTIYYKFVDQNGCVDSTYNYVIVQPLPEVSFTGLLSEYCAMDDTSELIGTPLGGVYTGATDTSVYYPAEMGLYDITYTFTQEYTYIDTAIYCINHQTQSTTIFPLPEINLGIDQDTLPNGNIETALPDTVVLTPGSGFIEYLWQDGSTDQAFSVPMYGEYCVTVVNFNSCKNSDCIFVGGTDLELLALVSPADSCKLNSEEEVLVRITNVGTRIFNQADIIPIFLRFESDPVVSEVIVLSNNLNPGESIFHTFGPKFDLSDIGGYNFELFIDYVGGGTGNLLPDVNPYNDTLITTVINAGFPIVDLPESIETNDFDTLILDAGAGFFSYMWSTGEITQTIVPTDWRMYMVTVTDAYGCAASDSVDIFTGIDEIDNEFGLIQIYPNPNNGEFNVYIENYKGVEFSLEILNLTGQKVFAKNYNNRNAIMDKIDIKTLSKGIYTIKLISEKAIKTKKIILE